From Microcystis aeruginosa NIES-2549, a single genomic window includes:
- a CDS encoding SIMPL domain-containing protein — protein MNYRKFCLAFLLSLILINTGLVMPSYANERELRTITVTGEGIENIATSQAIVRLGVEIQGKEAGKVQRETANRSDAVVKFLRSRQVEKLETTGISLQPNYDFSNNQRRLIGYIGANLISFQVDIAQAGILIDEAVKVGATRIDGVSFTAGESAIAAAQRTALIKATEQAREQATIVLQALGLVPKETVSIQVGNTSNPVPIARSEAVFRSADAASSPVIGGEQTLRAAVTLEISY, from the coding sequence ATGAATTACAGAAAATTTTGCTTGGCTTTTTTGCTGTCCCTTATCCTCATCAACACCGGATTAGTTATGCCTAGTTACGCAAACGAAAGAGAATTGAGGACAATTACCGTAACGGGGGAAGGGATAGAAAATATCGCCACTTCTCAAGCAATAGTGCGCTTAGGGGTAGAAATTCAAGGCAAAGAAGCGGGTAAGGTGCAGCGGGAAACCGCCAATCGTAGCGATGCGGTGGTTAAATTTCTCCGTTCCCGTCAAGTGGAAAAATTGGAAACCACCGGCATTAGTTTACAGCCCAATTACGACTTCAGCAACAATCAAAGACGTTTAATCGGTTATATCGGGGCTAATTTGATTAGTTTTCAGGTTGATATAGCCCAAGCGGGGATTTTAATCGATGAAGCGGTGAAAGTCGGGGCAACACGCATCGATGGGGTCAGTTTTACTGCCGGAGAATCAGCGATCGCAGCTGCCCAAAGAACTGCTCTCATCAAAGCCACGGAACAAGCTAGAGAACAGGCTACAATCGTGTTACAAGCCCTCGGTTTAGTGCCGAAAGAAACGGTTTCTATCCAAGTGGGTAATACCAGTAATCCCGTGCCAATAGCCCGCTCAGAAGCGGTTTTTCGCAGTGCCGATGCTGCCAGTAGCCCGGTTATCGGAGGGGAACAAACCCTGCGGGCTGCTGTCACCCTCGAAATTAGCTATTAA
- the murA gene encoding UDP-N-acetylglucosamine 1-carboxyvinyltransferase: MTIDTEHPYLEIQGRHSLRGEVKISGAKNAALVIMAGALLCSDECQISNVPALADIERMSQILSALGVQVRRTGDRLEIDGRDLKQAQAPYDLVSQLRASFFAIGPILARLGEAKVPLPGGCAIGARPVDLHVRGLQSMGADVLIDGGMVHARVKGNGRLKGANIYLDYPSVGATETLMMAATLAFGETILGNAAQEPEVIDLANFCVSMGAKIRGAGTNTIVIEGVSRLHSTDYNIIPDRIEAGTLLIAGAITRSEISLYPVIPSHLASVIAKLHEIGPEVVEDGPNRLRIIPKDLKATDIETLPYPGFPTDMQAQFMALLTLTEGSSVVNETVFENRLRHVAELKRLGADIKVKGNVALVRGVPFLSGAPVMATDLRASAALVVAGLAAQGTTIVQGLHHLDRGYDNLEGKLGALGANLRRVDPLALELATLSPS; the protein is encoded by the coding sequence ATGACCATCGATACCGAGCATCCCTATTTAGAAATTCAAGGTCGTCACTCTCTCCGGGGTGAAGTCAAGATCAGTGGCGCCAAAAATGCCGCTCTCGTGATTATGGCGGGAGCTTTACTCTGCTCCGACGAGTGCCAGATTAGTAATGTACCCGCCCTAGCCGATATCGAGCGGATGAGTCAAATTCTCTCGGCCCTAGGCGTGCAGGTCCGTCGCACCGGAGATAGACTAGAGATTGATGGCAGAGACCTCAAACAAGCTCAAGCGCCCTACGATCTCGTCTCCCAGTTGCGGGCCAGTTTTTTCGCCATCGGACCGATTTTAGCCCGTTTAGGAGAAGCAAAAGTTCCCCTCCCCGGCGGCTGCGCCATTGGGGCCAGACCAGTGGATCTGCACGTTAGGGGCCTACAGTCAATGGGTGCAGATGTATTAATCGATGGCGGCATGGTACACGCCCGCGTTAAGGGTAATGGTCGTCTGAAAGGGGCGAATATTTATCTGGATTATCCCAGTGTGGGAGCGACGGAAACCCTAATGATGGCGGCGACTTTAGCGTTCGGGGAAACCATTCTCGGCAATGCGGCCCAGGAGCCAGAGGTGATTGATTTAGCCAATTTTTGTGTTTCCATGGGGGCAAAAATTCGCGGTGCTGGGACCAATACAATTGTCATCGAGGGAGTTTCCCGTCTGCACAGTACCGATTACAATATCATTCCCGATCGCATTGAAGCCGGGACTTTACTGATAGCCGGGGCGATTACCCGCTCAGAAATTAGTCTTTATCCGGTGATTCCCAGCCATTTAGCTTCGGTAATTGCTAAACTGCACGAAATCGGTCCGGAAGTGGTGGAAGATGGCCCTAATCGTCTCCGGATTATCCCTAAAGACTTAAAAGCCACCGATATCGAAACCCTGCCCTATCCCGGTTTTCCCACGGATATGCAGGCCCAATTTATGGCTCTGTTAACTTTAACCGAGGGCAGTAGCGTAGTTAATGAGACGGTTTTTGAAAATCGTCTGCGTCATGTGGCCGAATTAAAGCGTCTGGGAGCAGATATCAAGGTCAAAGGAAATGTGGCTTTAGTGCGCGGTGTGCCTTTCCTCTCTGGGGCGCCGGTGATGGCCACGGATCTACGCGCTTCGGCAGCTTTGGTGGTGGCGGGATTGGCAGCCCAGGGGACTACTATTGTGCAGGGACTCCATCACCTCGATCGAGGTTATGATAATTTAGAGGGTAAATTAGGAGCATTAGGGGCAAATTTACGCCGGGTTGATCCTTTAGCCTTAGAATTGGCTACCCTGTCCCCATCTTAA
- a CDS encoding alpha/beta fold hydrolase yields the protein MNYPNFLPTVREGLSEDTSLALLENIQQIAIDSPIYPRSILTTYSQQGQGQPPFVLLHGFDSSLLEFRRLLPLLAQNRETWAIDLLGFGFTERYPDLQVSPKTIKSHLYHFWQTAIAEPIILVGASMGGAVALDFALSHPEIVAKLVLIDSAGLANPPVLGKLMFSPLDKWATNFLANPRVRQNISRTAYFDATLATVDACTCANLHLNCPHWSEALISFTKSGGYGAFLPKLSQINRETLIIWGENDQILGTKDAKIFQQALPNNQLVWIPRCGHVPHLEKPELTAAAIVKFAN from the coding sequence GTGAATTATCCCAACTTTTTACCCACTGTTAGGGAGGGATTGAGTGAAGATACCTCCCTTGCTCTCCTCGAAAATATCCAACAAATTGCCATCGATAGCCCCATCTATCCTCGATCGATTCTAACCACCTATAGTCAACAAGGGCAAGGTCAACCGCCCTTTGTTCTCCTGCACGGTTTTGATAGTTCCCTGCTGGAATTTCGGCGTTTACTACCCTTACTCGCCCAAAATAGGGAAACTTGGGCGATAGATCTACTCGGCTTCGGTTTTACTGAGCGATACCCAGATTTACAAGTATCTCCGAAAACTATTAAAAGCCATCTTTACCATTTCTGGCAAACTGCGATCGCAGAACCGATAATTTTAGTCGGTGCTTCCATGGGGGGTGCAGTGGCCCTAGATTTTGCCCTCTCCCACCCGGAAATAGTGGCAAAATTAGTCCTGATTGACAGCGCAGGACTAGCTAACCCCCCAGTTTTGGGTAAATTGATGTTTTCTCCCCTCGATAAGTGGGCAACTAATTTTTTAGCCAATCCCCGCGTGCGTCAAAATATCAGTCGTACTGCCTATTTTGATGCAACTTTGGCCACTGTTGATGCTTGCACCTGTGCCAATCTGCACCTGAATTGTCCCCACTGGAGTGAGGCTTTAATCTCCTTTACCAAAAGTGGCGGTTATGGGGCATTTTTGCCGAAATTAAGCCAAATAAACCGAGAAACGCTGATTATTTGGGGAGAAAACGATCAAATTTTAGGCACAAAAGACGCGAAGATATTTCAGCAGGCCTTACCCAATAATCAACTGGTTTGGATTCCTCGCTGTGGTCATGTTCCCCATCTCGAAAAACCGGAACTTACCGCGGCCGCGATAGTTAAATTTGCGAACTAA
- a CDS encoding TrmH family RNA methyltransferase — protein MISSVQNPLIKQIRKLHRTRERQEQNLSLIEGTHLLETALALNCSLETVCYTEKWRQRQGELAEKLQNQAKRVEIVSPEVLASLATTVNPDGVIATISRDHLHPVPQNPLQLGLVLERLQDPGNLGTIIRTAVATEVQGIWLSLDSVEIDNPKVIRSSAGEWFRSPLVVESDLSALVKKYQAQGVKAIATLPTATKSHWEIDFTRPTLILLGNEGAGLSPQLATLADETVKIPLFGAVESLNVAIATAVILYEARRQLSYSRVD, from the coding sequence ATGATTAGCAGTGTTCAAAACCCTTTAATCAAGCAAATTCGCAAGCTACACCGCACTAGAGAGCGACAGGAGCAGAATTTGTCCTTAATTGAGGGAACCCACTTACTAGAGACAGCTTTAGCCCTGAATTGTTCCCTAGAGACGGTTTGTTATACGGAAAAGTGGCGGCAAAGACAGGGAGAATTAGCGGAGAAGCTTCAAAATCAAGCCAAACGAGTCGAGATAGTTTCCCCGGAAGTCCTCGCTTCCCTAGCAACAACGGTTAATCCCGATGGTGTGATTGCTACTATTTCCCGTGATCACCTTCATCCAGTCCCCCAAAATCCGCTACAATTGGGCTTAGTTTTGGAAAGATTGCAGGATCCGGGTAATCTCGGCACTATTATCCGCACTGCCGTGGCTACAGAGGTACAGGGTATCTGGTTAAGTCTCGATAGCGTCGAAATCGATAACCCCAAAGTGATCCGCAGTTCCGCCGGGGAATGGTTTCGATCGCCCCTGGTGGTAGAATCGGATTTATCGGCTTTAGTGAAAAAATATCAAGCACAGGGGGTAAAAGCGATCGCGACTTTACCCACAGCCACCAAAAGCCATTGGGAGATTGATTTTACCCGTCCGACTTTAATATTATTAGGCAATGAAGGAGCCGGTTTATCACCCCAATTAGCGACTTTAGCCGATGAAACGGTGAAAATTCCCCTCTTTGGTGCTGTGGAATCTTTAAATGTTGCGATCGCTACTGCTGTCATCCTCTACGAAGCTAGAAGACAATTATCCTACAGTAGGGTGGATTAG
- a CDS encoding Uma2 family endonuclease, whose product MTTLLVQATSAPLMIDLPWIMPMTEEQFYEFCLANRDLRIERSASGEVIVMPPAFSDTGNRNFNIALQLGNWSELDGTGLGFDSSAGFTLPNGATRSPDAAWIKLERWNALTEKQKASFSPICPDFVIELRSASDTVSSLQKKMEEYIANGTLLGWLIDRQNRQVYIYRPHREPEILNAPETISGDPELPGFELVMAKIW is encoded by the coding sequence ATGACGACACTACTTGTACAAGCGACCTCGGCTCCTTTGATGATTGATCTTCCTTGGATTATGCCGATGACGGAGGAGCAATTTTATGAATTTTGTTTAGCCAATCGAGATTTACGCATTGAACGCAGTGCTAGTGGAGAAGTGATCGTTATGCCTCCTGCTTTTTCAGATACGGGTAATCGCAATTTTAATATAGCTCTGCAACTGGGGAACTGGTCAGAACTAGATGGAACGGGGCTTGGGTTTGATTCTAGTGCGGGTTTTACGCTGCCCAATGGTGCGACTCGTTCACCGGATGCTGCTTGGATTAAATTAGAACGCTGGAATGCTTTAACAGAAAAACAAAAAGCCTCTTTTTCCCCCATCTGTCCCGATTTTGTCATTGAATTGCGTTCTGCTAGTGATACAGTATCCAGTTTGCAGAAAAAGATGGAGGAATATATTGCCAATGGTACTTTATTGGGTTGGTTAATTGATCGCCAAAATCGCCAAGTCTATATTTATCGCCCCCATCGAGAACCGGAGATTTTAAATGCTCCTGAAACCATTAGTGGTGATCCAGAATTGCCGGGGTTTGAGTTAGTAATGGCTAAGATTTGGTAA